In Marasmius oreades isolate 03SP1 chromosome 1, whole genome shotgun sequence, one DNA window encodes the following:
- a CDS encoding uncharacterized protein (BUSCO:EOG09264DY4), translating into MSRPSTVPPLLITEALGFSPQLLLDDIINIANAAVTDGVNGLEGFLQQWVEKRSAGKQNYNNQEIEQGLVAFQTLLEHHTDLAFDFFEAWCLRNIFAIPSELPIVLPHQENLDLTIKPGKEEELMEEVARLRAQVDNQQRLHLLLSRALRVAKKKRLQAEKRLDKVSTVDSQRLDILGKLPQQLMAMNNAVINLPPLDPATIAALTQFPLNEPGKREWETSKTGYLNWAVTQLTERTREDQPGSSAVVHSIMHNVEEIGKADQLRQAFEVTEHLAIGLQDMDRSTEHSKMEE; encoded by the exons ATGTCGCGACCTTCGACAGTCCCACCTTTGTTGATCACAGAAGCTCTTGGTTTCTCTCCCCAACTTCTACTCGACGACATCATCAATATCGCAAATGCCGCTGTCACGGATGGCGTCAATGGTCTAGAAGGATTTTTGCAGCAATGGGTGGAGAAGAGATCAGCTGGAAAACAAAATTACAATAACCAAGAAATCGAACAGGGACTTGTCGCTTTTCAGACCCTCCTAGAACACCATACTGATTTAGCCTTCGATTTCTTTGAGGCATGGTGTTTAAGGAATATTTTCGCTATTCCCTCGGAGCTGCCTATAGTTCTGCCCCACCAGGAGAACCTAGACCTAACTATTAAGCCtgggaaggaagaggaactcATGGAGGAGGTTGCCAGATTGCGTGCACAGGTTGACAAC CAACAACGTCTCCATTTACTCCTATCACGGGCATTGCGGGTCGCTAAGAAGAAACGTTTACAGGCCGAAAAGCGGCTCGACAAGGTCTCTACAGTTGATTCACAGCGCCTCGACATCCTCGGGAAGCTACCTCAGCAATTAATGGCTATGAATAACGCTGTTATTAACCTTCCACCCTTGGATCCTGCGACGATAGCAGCCCTGACTCAGTTCCCGTTAAATGAGCCAGGAAAGCGCGAATGGGAAACTAGTAAGACGGGTTATCTCAATTGGGCGGTAACCCAACTTACGGAACGAACGAGAGAAGATCAACCTGGGAGCTCTGCTGTGGTCCACAGCATCATGCATAATGTTGAAGAAATTGGAAAGGCTGATCAGTTACGACAAGCATTCGAGGTGACAGAGCACCTTGCCATCGGATTGCAGGATATGGACAGGTCTACGGAACACTCAAAGATGGAAGAGTGA
- a CDS encoding uncharacterized protein (CAZy:GT8) yields the protein MAAPYAFVTLVTSDSYLPGALTLAAALQDIHPFPLVHPEVSFQTVCLVTPETVDVSTIKLLRRAFNIVVGVEVIIQEVDKGLQLLGRPDLSTALTKLHVFRLTQYTKIIFLDADVLPIRPISHLFTLSHEFSAVPDVGWPDIFNSGVMVLSPGEEKFHDIQQLLQSKGSWDGADQGLLNEWRGNNWNRISFTYNTTPTAVYTYAPAYERFGSKISAIHFIGPNKPWDLIPNRPPFQSTSQPEVPQRAYDYNSLLDRWFAVYDKYYRNRVIVPDANFEVRRYLSAWSEQSGAKPDMASSSSGESALSGTLGLEDLRRLAVEGMSSVNFGSMHANISGEGEYRSLPLDGRFDLMRLSLTREEYNPILTPEDVPPSPHPHPHPHPHPVPLPHIDTFQSKHNVHDIVEPPKTAPNHHFPSDTYFPNQWDQAPPSKHNQPSQPSGPTTDSTALFEPPPPPQIPEPLQKQGHYRNVIGTDISHTPHPSKVKPVFPWEGQQRQPPGRVFPPGEAPSPSQFASHLQEEKPATRVSSEVHPATSPSRSTAQSPQNVPTSLTFANAWDTVPSIQRYASKLVQPPPLVPLAAPFDSNDYRKSKNWSDRAEVSSRDGDDEDNADDDDSSVMRWADSDNETDVANTRSRSSSNVSASYSSKGRKKEYRVRGVQTLSRDTRDQAVQVDPIDPLKVQSPTPRTNEERTNRHRKTSLSAHPGSSKKQWSPPTTSTAPPVISTVSEVLHITSNKRNSTGSPSTPPHESPRSLANDWSNEINVASTTLEATNGASPKSQTRTDLRSAIEPGGPTRQVSHDGSSWTSTTSPPSSIGPISPTDNTPISPQRKAGRVWDPARGVELFKRGSEEVLARFLKMSSWDESPR from the exons ATGGCAGCGCCTTACGCCTTCGTTACGCTCGTTACTTCAGATTCATATCTTCCTGGGGCTCTTACTCTAGCTGCTGCGCTTCAAGACATTCACCCCTTTCCTCTGGTGCACCCAGAAGTCTCTTTCCAGACTGTATGCCTAGTCACACCGGAAACTGTCGATGTATCTACCATAAAACTGCTCAGAAGAGCTTTTAATATTGTTGTAGGCGTTGAAGTTATCATCCAGGAGGTCGATAAGGGTTTGCAGCTTCTCG GTCGTCCGGATCTCAGTACTGCTCTCACAAAATTACACGTATTCCGGCTCACTCAATACACCAAAATTATTTTTCTTGATGCCGATGTTCTCCCCATAAGGCCTATTTCCCATCTTTTTACATTGTCCCACGAATTTTCTGCTGTACCAGATGTTGGTTGGCCAGATATATTCAACTCAGGTGTTATGGTCTTGTCTCCGGGCGAAGAGAAGTTTCACGATATTCAGCAACTGCTCCAATCCAAAGGATCCTGGGATGGCGCTGATCAAGGATTATTGAACGAATGGAGAGGCAATAATTGGAACAGGATTAGCTTCACCTACAATACCACACCAACAGCTGTGTATAC ATACGCACCGGCCTACGAACGCTTCGGATCTAAAATCTCTGCAATTCATTTTATTGGCCCAAACAAACCTTGGGATTTGATCCCAAATCGTCCCCCATTTCAATCCACGTCCCAACCAGAAGTTCCGCAACGAGCTTACGATTATAACTCACTTCTTGATAGGTGGTTTGCCGTCTACGACAAGTATTATCGTAACCGGGTCATCGTTCCGGATGCCAATTTTGAAGTTCGTCGTTACTTATCCGCTTGGTCTGAGCAGAGCGGCGCCAAACCAGATATggcgtcttcttcctccggcGAGTCGGCATTAAGCGGCACTCTTGGTCTCGAAGATCTACGCCGTCTGGCCGTAGAGGGCATGAGTTCGGTGAATTTTGGATCTATGCATGCCAACATCTCTGGCGAGGGAGAGTACAGAAGTCTGCCCTTGGATGGTCGTTTCGATTTGATGCGGCTCTCTCTGACACGGGAAGAATATAATCCGATTCTTACTCCAGAAGACGTGCCTCCAagtccacatccacatccacatccacatccacatccgGTTCCTCTACCTCATATTGACACCttccaatccaaacacaacgTGCACGACATAG TTGAACCTCCAAAGACTGCCCCAAACCACCACTTTCCAAGTGATACGTACTTCCCTAACCAATGGGATCAAGCACCACCCAGCAAGCATAACCAGCCTTCTCAACCCAGTGGTCCTACAACCGATTCCACGGCTCTCTTTGAaccgcctcctcctccacagATTCCAGAACCACTTCAGAAACAAGGCCATTATCGTAATGTAATTGGGACCGATATTTCACATACCCCTCATCCTAGTAAAGTCAAGCCCGTATTCCCGTGGGAGGGACAACAGAGACAGCCTCCAGGTCGAGTTTTTCCACCGGGAGAAGcaccttctccatctcagtTTGCAAGCCATTTACAAGAGGAGAAGCCCGCGACTCGGGTAAGTTCTGAAGTTCACCCAGCGACTTCGCCGTCGCGGTCTACCGCCCAGTCACCTCAGAACGTACCCACTTCGCTGACATTTGCTAATGCCTGGGATACAGTCCCGAGTATACAACGATATGCTTCCAAGCTTGTACAGCCACCCCCCCTTGTACCTCTGGCTGCACCATTCGATAGTAATGACTATCGGAAGAGCAAGAACTGGAGTGATCGTGCAGAAGTTAGTAGtcgagatggagatgatgaagacaatgccgatgatgatgattcgTCCGTTATGCGATGGGCAGACAGCGACAACGAAACTGACGTCGCCAACACAAGGTCACGGAGCAGCTCCAACGTTTCAGCAAGTTACAGTagtaaaggaaggaaaaaaGAATATCGAGTACGTGGCGTCCAGACTCTTTCTCGTGACACGCGAGATCAGGCCGTTCAAGTTGATCCTATTGATCCGCTAAAGGTTCAATCGCCAACTCCTCGTACGAATGAAGAGAGAACGAACAGACACAGAAAGACATCTTTGTCAGCTCACCCTGGCAGCAGCAAGAAGCAATGGTCGCCACCTACAACGTCCACCGCCCCACCGGTGATCAGCACCGTCTCCGAAGTTCTGCACATCACGTCAAACAAACGCAACAGTACGGGGTCTCCCAGCACGCCGCCTCATGAGTCTCCCCGTTCTTTGGCTAATGATTGGTcaaatgaaatcaatgtggcGAGCACCACTTTGGAAGCAACGAACGGAGCCTCGCCCAAAAGTCAAACGCGAACAGATTTACGCAGTGCTATAGAACCTGGTGGGCCAACTCGCCAAGTCTCCCATGATGGATCCTCATGGACTTCTACGACTTCTCCGCCTTCCTCCATAGGTCCGATATCTCCCACAGACAATACGCCAATATCCCCTCAGCGGAAAGCAGGGCGTGTCTGGGATCCTGCTCGAGGAGTGGAGCTATTCAAACGAGGTTCTGAAGAGGTCTTGGCTCGATTCTTGAAGATGAGCTCTTGGGATGAGTCGCCTCGTTAA